The following proteins are co-located in the Anser cygnoides isolate HZ-2024a breed goose chromosome 2, Taihu_goose_T2T_genome, whole genome shotgun sequence genome:
- the MRPL36 gene encoding large ribosomal subunit protein bL36m, with protein MLSLLARAAAGPLRSLGRSPFSSLAPRWRAAGGPPSAAGASPLWKGAAASPALPAGPPLPGLLQLFAGLKTKTTLRRRCKDCFIVRRRGRLYVCCKTNPRHKQRKL; from the coding sequence ATGCTGTCCCTCCTGGCTAgagccgccgccgggccgcTCCGCTCGCTGGGCCGCTCGCCCTTCAGCTCGCTGGCGCCGCGgtggcgggcggcgggggggcccccATCGGCCGCCGGGGCCTCGCCGCTGTGGAAAGGGGCGGCCGcctccccggccctgcccgccggcccgccgctgcccggcctcctgcagctcttcGCCGGGCTGAAGACGAAGACGACGCTCAGAAGGCGCTGTAAGGACTGCTTCATTGTTCGCCGCAGGGGCCGGCTCTACGTTTGCTGCAAGACCAACCCCCGGCACAAGCAACGGAAGCTGTAG